Proteins encoded in a region of the Nicotiana tomentosiformis chromosome 9, ASM39032v3, whole genome shotgun sequence genome:
- the LOC138898972 gene encoding uncharacterized protein, which translates to MLRKDAATSWTEECQKAFNKIKEYLSKPPVLVPPELGRPLLLYLSMLDGDFGCVLGQHDETGRKEQKAVKGQALADHLAENPVDREYKPLKTYFPNEEVSFVGEDITEAYDGWRMFFDGVSNFKGVGIRAVLVLETCQHYPVSTKLRLPCTNNMAEYEACILGLRLDIDINVQELLLIGDSDLLVHQVHGEWAAKNTKILPYLHCVQELIKRFIKIEFKHVPRIQNEFTDALATLSSMIQHPDKNFIDPIPIGIHKKPTYCACVEEEFDGNPWFHDIIEYLEKGENPESDTHTHKHTLRKLANHFFQSGGIMYRRTPDLGCDVSMPMRHLDCSKKYKPELAGLT; encoded by the exons atgctgaggaaagatgctgcaacaagctggactgaagaatgccaaaaAGCCTtcaacaaaatcaaggagtatttatctaaaccgcccgtgttggtcccgccagaactAGGAAGACCTTTGCTGCTCTATCTATCCATGTTGGATGGAGATTTTGGctgcgttctggggcaacatgatgaaactgggaggaaagagcag aaggcagtcaagggGCAAGCATTGGCTGATCACTTGGCGGAGAACCCCGTAGACAGAGAATACAAACcattgaagacgtattttccCAATGAGGAAGTGTCATTTGTAGGTGAAGATATTACCGAAGCATAcgacggttggaggatgttcttcgacggagtaTCAAACTTCAAGGGAGTGGGCATCAGAGCTGTCTTAGTATTAGAAACatgtcaacattatccggtatccacAAAACTCAGGTTaccgtgcaccaacaatatggcagaatatgaggcatgCATTTTGGGACTCAGGTTGGACATCGACATAAACGTTCAGGAGTTGCTGCTAATCGGAGATTCTGATCTGCTGGTACACCAGGTACATGGAGAATGGGCTGCGaagaacactaaaatattgccatacttgcATTGCGTACAAGaattgatcaagaggttcataaAGATAGAATTtaaacatgttccaaggattcagaatgagttcacagatgcattagccaccttgtcttccatgatacaacatccagataagaatttcatcgatcctatcccaataggaattcataagaaACCAACTTATTGTGCTTGTGTTGAGGAAGAGTTTgacggaaatccatggttccacgatatCATAGAATACTTGGAAAAGGGAGAAAACCCAGAGAGTGATACACACACTCACAAGCACACGCTTCGAAAACTGGctaaccatttctttcaaagtggaggaattatgtatagaaggactcctgatttgggatgcgatgtgtcgatgccaatgaggcatctagattgctcgaAGAAATACAAGCCGGAACTTGCGGGGCTCACATGA